One segment of Lytechinus pictus isolate F3 Inbred chromosome 13, Lp3.0, whole genome shotgun sequence DNA contains the following:
- the LOC129273986 gene encoding galanin receptor 2b-like yields the protein MNVTSEPPPLTDPGSSRLVAVTIYSILGSVGIIGNGLVLVVMIAVKDLRNITNLFIANQSIIDMTTSIFLFITFIAPHPAVPKQKLAANFICSFWNSGYIFWGTIISSTYNLVMLALERYFAVMYPVAYRNKFSYRRAAGVAVAPWIVGFGFGIHWMVVNQHVDGRCIVKYESNFIRGFIGCLTVIVEFVIPLIIIAYVYIRIGKLMRQRVEDVGNPSTENRSDVTTAEPGLPNYREKARKNVIKTLLIVCITYVICWTPNQIVFLYYNLGGPIDLNGPVFYASVYIAFVNMCINPVIYTFKYRKFQKGLKKVFRIKA from the coding sequence ATGAATGTTACTTCGGAACCGCCTCCACTCACCGACCCAGGATCGTCCAGACTTGTAGCAGTGACCATCTACTCCATACTTGGCTCCGTTGGAATCATCGGCAACGGTCTTGTCCTCGTCGTGATGATTGCCGTCAAGGATCTACGAAACATCACCAACCTCTTCATTGCCAACCAATCCATCATCGACATGACGACATCGATATTTCTTTTCATAACGTTCATCGCTCCACATCCCGCCGTACCGAAGCAGAAGCTGGCTGCCAATTTCATCTGCTCTTTCTGGAACTCGGGTTATATATTCTGGGGGACCATTATCTCGTCGACTTACAATCTGGTCATGCTCGCACTCGAGCGGTACTTCGCAGTCATGTATCCGGTGGCTTACCGCAATAAGTTCAGTTATCGTCGTGCAGCTGGAGTCGCTGTTGCTCCTTGGATCGTTGGCTTCGGGTTCGGCATCCATTGGATGGTCGTCAACCAGCACGTCGATGGTCGATGCATCGTCAAATACGAAAGCAACTTTATCAGGGGTTTCATCGGTTGTCTAACCGTAATCGTTGAGTTCGTCATCCCTCTCATCATCATTGCCTACGTCTACATCAGAATCGGAAAGCTGATGAGACAGAGAGTTGAGGACGTCGGCAACCCATCTACGGAAAACCGATCCGACGTTACAACTGCCGAGCCAGGTTTGCCCAACTACCGAGAAAAGGCGCGAAAGAACGTGATCAAAACTCTCCTTATCGTCTGCATAACGTACGTAATTTGCTGGACCCCGAATCAGATTGTATTTCTGTACTATAATCTCGGTGGGCCAATTGATCTAAATGGTCCAGTATTCTACGCGTCTGTCTACATTGCCTTCGTGAATATGTGTATCAATCCAGTGATTTATACCTTCAAATATCGGAAGTTCCAAAAGGGTTTGAAGAAAGTGTTCAGAATCAAAGCATAG
- the LOC129275016 gene encoding rho GTPase-activating protein 12-like isoform X2 — MVSDGGGRGEDPKVPIQQLRTGKISQGRPHSFHPHLRSSSPSLPSESRLFDDWDYEKKKEEIKRKFNNRISVYGNPSPYDMEVREKEGMLTMMLMKDRGRQKKSRPGYAVLAGSQLKYYKDHKNFERDASNPEVSLNLWRTEVGWTRSRTPGKKLIFELSTDQGIYLVQGEDETTSQSWYEAIKGAVAGRTGTLTSPDDNDDNLSPLTPSPGLSPPSNDVHAMKKNNSKIRGKLKIFFNSRPDKDDLRRKGILQEENVFGKDIRKLCEKERTPVPNFVNQCIKYIDRRGLECDGIYRVSGNLSLIQKLRFQVDQEKPVDLDSSPWKDDIHVITGALKLYFRELPEPLFTFSTFDKFLASITQIPNPDQKILAFRALFGEMPRVNQDTIFALFSHLKRVMDNVQHNRMPAKNLATVFGPTLMWPERESMNMTMATVYQNQVMEFVLLEFDNIFRS, encoded by the exons ATGGTATCGGATGGAGGGGGTCGAGGAGAAGACCCGAAGGTTCCAATTCAACAGCTCCGAACGGGGAAAATATCACAAGGGCGCCCTCATTCTTTTCACCCTCACTTACGGTCTTCCAGCCCGAGCCTCCCTTCCGAGAGCCGCTTATTTGAC GATTGGGATTATGAAAAAAAG aaagaagaaattaagaGAAAATTTAATAAT AGGATAAGCGTTTACGGCAACCCGAGTCCCTACGATATGGaggtgagagagaaagaaggcaTGCTGACGATGATGCTGATGAAAGATAGAGGGCGCCAGAAGAAAAGTCGGCCTGGGTACGCAGTCCTGGCAGGTTCACAACTCAAATACTACAAAGATCACAAGAACTTTgag CGGGATGCAAGCAACCCTGAAGTAAGTCTGAACTTATGGAGAACAGAGGTTGGCTGGACAAGAAGCAGAACGCCAGGAAAGAAACTAATCTTTGAG TTGTCTACTGATCAAGGTATATACCTAGTGCAAGGTGAAGATGAGACAACAAGCCAGTCGTGGTATGAAGCCATCAAAGGAGCAGTAGCA GGTCGAACAGGGACATTAACCAGtcctgatgataatgatgataaccttTCACCTCTGACACCCAGTCCTGGCT TGTCCCCACCTAGTAATGATGTCCATGCCATgaagaagaacaacagcaaAATCAGAGGCAAACTCAAGATTTTCTTCAACTCCAGACCCGATAAGGATGACCTGAGACGAAAGGGCATCTTACAAG AGGAGAATGTCTTTGGGAAGGACATCAGGAAGCTGTGTGAGAAGGAGAGAACACCTGTACCGAACTTTGTCAACCAATGCATCAAGTATATCGACAGGAGAGGACTGGAGTGTGATGGGATATACAGGGTCAGTGGGAACCTGTCTCTCATACAGAAATTAAGATTCCAAGTTGATCAAG AGAAACCAGTAGATTTAGACTCATCGCCATGGAAAGATGACATTCATGTTATAACTGGCGCCCTCAAGCTGTACTTCAGGGAACTCCCCGAGCCTCTGTTCACCTTTAGTACATTTGACAAGTTTTTAGCATCAATAA CTCAAATACCTAATCCAGATCAGAAGATCCTAGCATTCCGAGCTCTGTTTGGTGAGATGCCTCGCGTAAATCAAGATACTATCTTCGCACTCTTCTCACATCTCAAAAG GGTGATGGATAACGTCCAGCACAACCGTATGCCGGCCAAGAATTTAGCGACGGTCTTCGGCCCGACCCTGATGTGGCCCGAGAGAGAGAGTATGAACATGACCATGGCTACCGTCTATCAGAACCAAGTCATGGAGTTTGTCTTATTAGAGTTTGACAATATCTTTCGGTCATGA
- the LOC129275016 gene encoding rho GTPase-activating protein 27-like isoform X3 — MVSDGGGRGEDPKVPIQQLRTGKISQGRPHSFHPHLRSSSPSLPSESRLFDRISVYGNPSPYDMEVREKEGMLTMMLMKDRGRQKKSRPGYAVLAGSQLKYYKDHKNFERDASNPEVSLNLWRTEVGWTRSRTPGKKLIFELSTDQGIYLVQGEDETTSQSWYEAIKGAVAGRTGTLTSPDDNDDNLSPLTPSPGLSPPSNDVHAMKKNNSKIRGKLKIFFNSRPDKDDLRRKGILQEENVFGKDIRKLCEKERTPVPNFVNQCIKYIDRRGLECDGIYRVSGNLSLIQKLRFQVDQEKPVDLDSSPWKDDIHVITGALKLYFRELPEPLFTFSTFDKFLASITQIPNPDQKILAFRALFGEMPRVNQDTIFALFSHLKRVMDNVQHNRMPAKNLATVFGPTLMWPERESMNMTMATVYQNQVMEFVLLEFDNIFRS; from the exons ATGGTATCGGATGGAGGGGGTCGAGGAGAAGACCCGAAGGTTCCAATTCAACAGCTCCGAACGGGGAAAATATCACAAGGGCGCCCTCATTCTTTTCACCCTCACTTACGGTCTTCCAGCCCGAGCCTCCCTTCCGAGAGCCGCTTATTTGAC AGGATAAGCGTTTACGGCAACCCGAGTCCCTACGATATGGaggtgagagagaaagaaggcaTGCTGACGATGATGCTGATGAAAGATAGAGGGCGCCAGAAGAAAAGTCGGCCTGGGTACGCAGTCCTGGCAGGTTCACAACTCAAATACTACAAAGATCACAAGAACTTTgag CGGGATGCAAGCAACCCTGAAGTAAGTCTGAACTTATGGAGAACAGAGGTTGGCTGGACAAGAAGCAGAACGCCAGGAAAGAAACTAATCTTTGAG TTGTCTACTGATCAAGGTATATACCTAGTGCAAGGTGAAGATGAGACAACAAGCCAGTCGTGGTATGAAGCCATCAAAGGAGCAGTAGCA GGTCGAACAGGGACATTAACCAGtcctgatgataatgatgataaccttTCACCTCTGACACCCAGTCCTGGCT TGTCCCCACCTAGTAATGATGTCCATGCCATgaagaagaacaacagcaaAATCAGAGGCAAACTCAAGATTTTCTTCAACTCCAGACCCGATAAGGATGACCTGAGACGAAAGGGCATCTTACAAG AGGAGAATGTCTTTGGGAAGGACATCAGGAAGCTGTGTGAGAAGGAGAGAACACCTGTACCGAACTTTGTCAACCAATGCATCAAGTATATCGACAGGAGAGGACTGGAGTGTGATGGGATATACAGGGTCAGTGGGAACCTGTCTCTCATACAGAAATTAAGATTCCAAGTTGATCAAG AGAAACCAGTAGATTTAGACTCATCGCCATGGAAAGATGACATTCATGTTATAACTGGCGCCCTCAAGCTGTACTTCAGGGAACTCCCCGAGCCTCTGTTCACCTTTAGTACATTTGACAAGTTTTTAGCATCAATAA CTCAAATACCTAATCCAGATCAGAAGATCCTAGCATTCCGAGCTCTGTTTGGTGAGATGCCTCGCGTAAATCAAGATACTATCTTCGCACTCTTCTCACATCTCAAAAG GGTGATGGATAACGTCCAGCACAACCGTATGCCGGCCAAGAATTTAGCGACGGTCTTCGGCCCGACCCTGATGTGGCCCGAGAGAGAGAGTATGAACATGACCATGGCTACCGTCTATCAGAACCAAGTCATGGAGTTTGTCTTATTAGAGTTTGACAATATCTTTCGGTCATGA
- the LOC129275016 gene encoding rho GTPase-activating protein 27-like isoform X1 translates to MVSDGGGRGEDPKVPIQQLRTGKISQGRPHSFHPHLRSSSPSLPSESRLFDNPSQPVTDQKEEIKRKFNNRISVYGNPSPYDMEVREKEGMLTMMLMKDRGRQKKSRPGYAVLAGSQLKYYKDHKNFERDASNPEVSLNLWRTEVGWTRSRTPGKKLIFELSTDQGIYLVQGEDETTSQSWYEAIKGAVAGRTGTLTSPDDNDDNLSPLTPSPGLSPPSNDVHAMKKNNSKIRGKLKIFFNSRPDKDDLRRKGILQEENVFGKDIRKLCEKERTPVPNFVNQCIKYIDRRGLECDGIYRVSGNLSLIQKLRFQVDQEKPVDLDSSPWKDDIHVITGALKLYFRELPEPLFTFSTFDKFLASITQIPNPDQKILAFRALFGEMPRVNQDTIFALFSHLKRVMDNVQHNRMPAKNLATVFGPTLMWPERESMNMTMATVYQNQVMEFVLLEFDNIFRS, encoded by the exons ATGGTATCGGATGGAGGGGGTCGAGGAGAAGACCCGAAGGTTCCAATTCAACAGCTCCGAACGGGGAAAATATCACAAGGGCGCCCTCATTCTTTTCACCCTCACTTACGGTCTTCCAGCCCGAGCCTCCCTTCCGAGAGCCGCTTATTTGAC AATCCATCTCAACCTGTCACtgatcag aaagaagaaattaagaGAAAATTTAATAAT AGGATAAGCGTTTACGGCAACCCGAGTCCCTACGATATGGaggtgagagagaaagaaggcaTGCTGACGATGATGCTGATGAAAGATAGAGGGCGCCAGAAGAAAAGTCGGCCTGGGTACGCAGTCCTGGCAGGTTCACAACTCAAATACTACAAAGATCACAAGAACTTTgag CGGGATGCAAGCAACCCTGAAGTAAGTCTGAACTTATGGAGAACAGAGGTTGGCTGGACAAGAAGCAGAACGCCAGGAAAGAAACTAATCTTTGAG TTGTCTACTGATCAAGGTATATACCTAGTGCAAGGTGAAGATGAGACAACAAGCCAGTCGTGGTATGAAGCCATCAAAGGAGCAGTAGCA GGTCGAACAGGGACATTAACCAGtcctgatgataatgatgataaccttTCACCTCTGACACCCAGTCCTGGCT TGTCCCCACCTAGTAATGATGTCCATGCCATgaagaagaacaacagcaaAATCAGAGGCAAACTCAAGATTTTCTTCAACTCCAGACCCGATAAGGATGACCTGAGACGAAAGGGCATCTTACAAG AGGAGAATGTCTTTGGGAAGGACATCAGGAAGCTGTGTGAGAAGGAGAGAACACCTGTACCGAACTTTGTCAACCAATGCATCAAGTATATCGACAGGAGAGGACTGGAGTGTGATGGGATATACAGGGTCAGTGGGAACCTGTCTCTCATACAGAAATTAAGATTCCAAGTTGATCAAG AGAAACCAGTAGATTTAGACTCATCGCCATGGAAAGATGACATTCATGTTATAACTGGCGCCCTCAAGCTGTACTTCAGGGAACTCCCCGAGCCTCTGTTCACCTTTAGTACATTTGACAAGTTTTTAGCATCAATAA CTCAAATACCTAATCCAGATCAGAAGATCCTAGCATTCCGAGCTCTGTTTGGTGAGATGCCTCGCGTAAATCAAGATACTATCTTCGCACTCTTCTCACATCTCAAAAG GGTGATGGATAACGTCCAGCACAACCGTATGCCGGCCAAGAATTTAGCGACGGTCTTCGGCCCGACCCTGATGTGGCCCGAGAGAGAGAGTATGAACATGACCATGGCTACCGTCTATCAGAACCAAGTCATGGAGTTTGTCTTATTAGAGTTTGACAATATCTTTCGGTCATGA